From the Pirellulales bacterium genome, the window GGCCGCCTCGGCCGCGGGGCACGCGGCCCGGCTGTCGCTCACCCTGACTCGCAAGGCCCCGCTGCGGTACGGCGAGAACCCGCATCAATCGGCGGCGCTGTACGCCCTGCCCCATGCCGAGCCGCACGCCTTGGTGAACGCCGAGCAGTTGCACGGCAAGGAGTTGTCGTACAACAACCTGCTGGACCTCGACGCGGCGCTGGCGATCGCCCGCTCGCTGCCGGCGCCGGGGGTGGCGGTCCTCAAGCACAACAACCCCTGCGGCGCCGCGACGGGCGCCACGGTCGCCGAAGCCGCGGCCAAGGCGTGGGAGGGGGACCCGCTCAGCGCGTTCGGCTCGGTCCTGGGCGTGAACGTCCCGGTCGACGAGGCGATGGCCGAGTTCCTGGCCGAGCCGGGCAAGTTCGTCGAGGCGATCGTGGCGCCCGACTTCACTCCGGCGGCGCGCGAGATCCTGACCACCAAGCCCAAGTGGCGCGAAAACGTGCGGCTGCTCCGCGTCGGCGAAATTACCCCCGGCACAGCGGCGATCCAGCTCCGAGCGATCGACGGAGGCTACTTGGCCCAAAACGCCGACGATCTGCCCGACGATCCCGCCCACTGGCAGACCGTGACCGCCGTACAGCCGAGCCGCGCACTGTTGGCCGACCTGGAACTGGCCTGGGCCGTTTGCCGGCACGTGAAATCCAACGCGATCACGCTGGTCCGCGACGGCTCGCTCGTTGGCGCCGGCGCCGGGCAGATGAGCCGCGTCGACTCGGTCGAGATCGCCATCCGCAAGGCCGCCGACCGCAGCGTCGGGGCCGTGCTCGCCTCGGACGCCTTCTTCCCGTTCGACGACTCGATCCACGCGGCGGCCGCCGCCGGGGTCAAGGCGATCATCCAGCCGGGGGGCTCCCGCCGCGACGAGGAGGTCATCGCCGCCTGCAACCAGCACGGCCTGCCGATGATCTTCACCGGCCGCCGGCATTTTCGGCATTAGCGCTTTGCCAGCCCAAAAACTAGCCTTTGACAAAGCGCTCGTGCTTTGCCGGCTTGCCCCCATGCCATGAGCGGACAGAGCGAGCCGCCGGCGCAGCACGCGAGGGTTTCGCCGGCAGAACGGCCAAGCCGGGTCGTGATCCCATTTGCGCCCCTCAATTTGGCAAATGGGATCACGACCACCAAGCCGCCGTCCCAGGCGGAAGTCTGCGGCCCTTCCCCCCTCTTGCTGGCTTTTTTCGGCCTCTTGGGCGATAATCCACGGCATCGCCGTCGATTTCAGTCTGCGCCGTCCCCGGCCCTGTCGCGGGGTCGGGTGCGCTCGTCTTGCGGCGCGGGACCGCCTGCGGTCCCTCAGGGGCACGCTTTGTACGCTAAGTCAGGAACCGGAACGATGAAGAGCTCGACCCGCCTCGCCCCCTTGCCGCGCCGACGCTTCGCGCCTCGATCCCGACATGGTTTCACGCTCGTGGAACTGCTGGTGGTCATCGCGATCATCGGCGTGTTGATGGCGCTGCTCCTGCCGGCGATCGGCGCCGCCCGCGAGAACGCTCGCCGGGCGACCTGCACGAACAACCTCAAGGAGATCGGCCGAGCGTTCGTGGCGCTGACGACCGCGGCGAAGAACAACGAGTTTCCCGGGTTCATTCAGGCTCAGAAGCTCGCGCCCGGAGCGTCCTACCTTCCTCCTCAACATCCTGCAGGTCATCCTGCGGGCAGTGTGATCATCAGTTGGGCAGCGAAGTTGCTGCCGCAGCTCGATCGACAGGGAGAATGGGACACGCTGCTCAGCGGGGGTATGAACAACCTTGGGAACCCGCAGCGAATCGACGCGTTCATCTGCCCGAGCGACGCGAAGACGAATCCCAACTTGGCGTACCTGACCTATAGCGTGAATTGCGGCGCCCCGGACGCCAACGGCTCGGGCCCGGCCGACTTCCCGGCCAACGGCATCTTCTACAACCGACTGCTGAACAACTCGCCGACGGTTCGCTTCGGCACGAAGGACATTAGCGACGGCGCCTCGATGACCCTGCTGGCCAGCGAGAACATCCACAAGGACGAGGATAATTCAAATTGGCTGACACTTTCACCGGGTCTATTGCCTAATCCATCGGGTCAATGGCCTGTTCCCTTGGCTGCGGTCGAGCAGCCGTACGGTTTGACGTGGGTGTTCAACAGTGCGAACCCGTTCGCCCCCTCTCTGGGAGGCACTCCGCAACAGGCGCCGATCAGCAAGTTGCGTGATGCGGACTCGTTGAATACTCCGTTTGCTCAAGCCGAGTCGGTCTACAGCCGGCCGGCGTCGTCGCATCCCGAGGCGGTCGTCATGGTCTTCGTCGACGGGACCGTGCGCACGGTCAAAGATACGATCGAGTATCGGGTCTATCAGCAACTGATGACTCCCAACGGCAGCAAGTGCCGCTGGAACGGGTACGCGGGGACGACCCCCGACGCGGTCATGCCCGAGCCGTTCTACAACATCGGCCAGTCGCTGTCCGAGTCGGACTTCTAGAAGCCGTTCTGGACTGCAATCCATGCGCGGCGGGCGCTAGATCCCGATGTACGACGGCGGCCGTTTCTTGCCGACCGTTGCCTGCTGCGTCGGCGGCTCGCGCCGTCCGCTTGCGGTCTCGATCGCGTCTTGCGCCAGCGGCGCCAGCACGGCTCGCCCCGGCGCGTATCGCCGTTTCGCCGGTTCACGGGGTTTGCTACAAGCGGTCCCCTATGCGGGCTGCTGCGAACCATCCGCCGTATGACTTTGCGATCGTCGGGGCCGGGCTGTTCGGCTCGGTCTTTGCGCGCTGCGCCGCCGATGCGGGCAAGCGGGCGCTGGTGGTCGATCGTCGGCCGCACATCGGCGGCAACTGCTACAGCGAGCGGGTCGCGGGGATCGAGGTCCACCGCTATGGGCCCCACATCTTCCATACGAACAACGCCCGCGTGTGGCAGTTCGTCAACCGGTTCGCCCGGTTCAACCACTATCGCCATCGGGGCGTGGTGCGGCACGGCGAGCGGCTGTTTTCGTTTCCGATCAATCTGGCGACCCTCCATCAACTGTGGGGGACCGCGACGCCGGCCGCGGCCGAGGCGAAGCTCGCCGCCGTTCGCGAGCCGCAGCCGCTCGGGGCCGACGACCTGGAAAGCTGGATCGTCAGCCAAGTGGGACGCGAGCTGTACGAGATCTTCGTCCGCGGCTACACCGCCAAGCAGTGGGGACGCGACCCGCGCGAGCTTCCGTCGTCGATCATCAAGCGGATCCCCGTGCGACTCGCTTGGAACGACTGGTACTTCGACGACGAGCACCAAGGGATCCCCGTCGACGGCTACACGCGGCTGTTCGAGAACCTGCTCGACCACGACCTGATTCGGGTCGAGACGGGGGTCGACTTCTTCGCCGAACGAGCCGAACTGACCGCCGCGGCGGAGCGGGTCGTCTACAGCGGCAAGATCGACGAGTTCTTCGACTGTCGCTACGGGGAGCTCGAGTATCGCTCGCTGCGATTCGAAACGATCGAAACCCGCGGCGACTTTCAGGGGGCGGCCATCGTCAACTACGCCGACGCCGCCGTGCCGTACACGCGGATCGTGGAGCACAAGCACTTCGCGATGCAGTCGTGCGACGCCACCGTGCTCACCTACGAGTATCCGCAGGCGTACAGCCGGGGGGGCGAGGCGTTCTACCCGATCCGCGACGAGCGCAACGCGGCCCTGTACGAGCAATATCGCCGGCTGGCCGCGGGGTCGAACGTGTTGTTCGGCGGCCGGTTGGGAAGCTATCAGTACTACGACATGCACCAAGTGATCGCCCAGGCGATGGCCGCCGCGGAAAAGGCCCTCGCCCCGGGAGCGGCGACGGACGCGCGAGCGGCCTAGGAGGAACGATTGGCGATTTGCGTTTCGCCGATCAATTCGGCTCGCAAACCGCTCGCCGCCATGCCCCGGATTTTCCAGACTCAAGTCACCAACCACTCTCTTCCCATGAACCGCAATCTCGTCATTAGCATCGTCGGCGACGAATCGGTCCATCGCACCTGGCTCGCCGGGACCGAGCCGCGGTCGTTCGACCTGTGTCTCGTCTACTTCGGCGACCGCTGGGACCAGTGGGCGGGGGACGGCCAGTACTATCTGCGCCGCAAAGGGATCAAGTACCAATTGCTGTACGACCTGTTCCAGGACGAACTGGCCCACCTGGTCGAGGAGTACGACCGATTCTGGCTGCCGGACGACGACGTCGCCGCGGACACGGGCACGGTGAACCGGCTGTTCGCGCTGGCCGCGAAGCACCGGCTGCAGATCTGCCAGCCGGCGATCGGCCGGGGGGACGTCAGCTTCGAAGCCACCCGGGCGCATGCCGGATACACGCTGCGCTACACGCGATTCGTCGAGATCATGTGCCCGTTGTTCACCCGCAAGGCGCTGGTGCGGGCGATGCCGTTGTTCGCGGCCAACAAGTCGGCGTGGGGGATCGATTGGGTCTGGTCGTCGCTGTTCCGCGAGGACGAGGTGGGGATCGTCGACGCGGCGGCAGTGCACCACACGCGACCGCTCAAAGCGGGGGGAGTTCACGCCCGGCTGCAAAGCATGGGGGTCGATCCCGGCGCCGAGCACGCCGCGCTCATGCAGCAGTACGGCATCCGTAATCGGCGGTTCCATCGCCGCATCGTCCGCGATACGGCCCGACTCCGCGGGCTGGACGTCGCCGGGAACGAGGTGTGGACCTGCTCGCGGTGGCAGGACTGGTTCGGCCGCAAGGCGGCGTGAACAACCTTGCGGGCCAAACTCCGGCTCACCCTGCCGCATAGCTGCGGAACGACGGTTCGTCGAGCACGATCCCTTCGAGCACCAGCTCGAACGCCAGCGTCGTCGCCGGCCAGCCGAGGCAAGCGAGCACGGCGTCGAGCGTTTCCGGCGGACAGTCGCCGTGGAGCTCGACTCGATGGAGCCGCTCCCCGAAGTCGAACAGATGCCCGTCGAGCTGCCAGCGGCGTTCCTCGGCGTCCCCGGCGATGACGAAGAACCCGTCCGGCTCGGCGTCGAGCCGCGGCAGCGCCGTCAGCGCATCGTACGCCGTCTCGAAGGTCACGGAGTGAAACGCGTCGAACGTCGGCGGGCGACCGTCGGGGGTGCGCAGCGGCGCAAGCTCGCTGCCGCGAAGCAGAAGCGGCGCGCTGGGAGCGACCCCCGCGGGGACGGCGTAGATGTTCGCGTGGAAGTTGAGCATGCGCGTCTGATGCACTGCCCGCGGGCGGGGACGCCGCGGCTCGCGAGTTGTTGTTCAAGCGCAATCCGTCAAGCGAGCCGCGGCGTCCCCGCCCGCGGCGCACGTCACGCTTCCGGCAGCTTGTGCCCCATCTTCGTCCGCTTCGTCTCCAGGTATGCCGCGTTGTGGGGCGTGATCGGGGAGACGATCGGCACCTGATCGACCACCTCGAGATCGAACCCGCCGAAGACGAACGCCTCGGTCTTCTTGGGGTTGTTCGTCAGCAGTCGCACTTTCCGCAGGTCCAGGTCCTTGAGCAGTTGGATCCCGACGCCGTAGTCGCGGGGGTCGGCCATGTAGCCCAGGGCGAGGTTCGCATCGACCGTATCCATCCCCTGGTCCTGCAGGGCGTAGGCCTTGATTTTTTCAACCAGCCCGATGCCGCGCCCTTCCTGCGGCAGATAGACCAAGACGCCTGCACCCTCGCGGGCGATCATGTCGAGAGCCATGTGCAATTGGTCGCCGCAGTCGCAGCGGAGCGACTCGAGCAAATCGCCGGTGAAGCACGACGAGTGCAACCGCACCAGCGGCGCCTCAGCCGCGGCCAGATCGCCGATGACGTAGACGACCGGCTCCTGCGTTTCGTACTTCACGCCGTAGGCGATAATCCGCCCGTGGCCGTACTTGGTCGGCAGCAGGGCCTCGGCTTTTCGGTAGACGAGCTTTTCGCGCTGCCGGCGATAGGCGATGAGCTGCTCGATCGAGATGATCGGCAGGGCGAAGCGCCGGGCCAGTTCCAACAGCCGCGGGCGGGTGGCGCGGTCGCCGTCGTCGTCGAGGATTTCGCACAAGACGCCGGCCGGTTGCAGGCCGGCCATCCGGGCCAAGTCGACGGCCGCCTCGGTGTGCCCCGCCCGCCGCAGCACGCCCCCCTCTTTGGCCACCAGCGGGAACAAGTGTCCGGGGCGGTTGAAATCGCTCGGCTTGCTCGCCGGATCGCAGATCGCCAGGATCGTCGTCGCCCGCTCGGCGGCGGTGATCCCCGTGCGGCTCGAGCGGTGATCGACCGGCACGGTGTAATTCGTCCCCAGCGGGGCCGTGTTCGACTCGACCATCGGGGCCAAGTCGAGCCGTTGGCTCACGTCGGGCAGAATCGGCATGCAAAGCTGACCCCGTCCGTGGGTGATCATGAAGTTGATCACCGCAGGGGTCGCTTTCTCGGCGGCGCAGACGAAATCTCCCTCGTTCTCCCGGTCTTCGGCGTCGGCGACGATGATCACTTCGCCCCGCGAGATCGCGGCGACGGCTTCCTCGATGGTCGAAAACTGGCTGCTCACGGGCGTGGTCGGGGGGACGGGGACGCGGGGCGGGGGCGGAAGGCGGGCGTGTCGTCACGGCGAAAATGCCGTTGCCGCGACGCACTCCTTGCGCAAATAGTATAGGAGGCCGCACGGCGGCTCACCAACGCCCTGCCGGGGGAGAAAACCGTGATTCGCTTGTCGCTGCCGTTGTTGCTCGTCGTTTCGTGGTGCGGTTCGTCGCAGCCGCCGGCGCTTGGAGCCAAGGAGCCCGTCGAAACCCTGTACGGCGAAACGTACGCCGAGCGACACGACGGGCCGCTGCGAGCCGACGCCTACTTGCCGCAGGGCGAGGGGCCGTTCCCCGGAGTCTTGGTCGTCCACGGCGGCGCATGGCGAATGGGTTCCAAAGCGCAGTTGGGAGGGATCGCCCGCCGGCTGGCGAACAACGGCTACACGGCCGTGGCGATCAACTACCGGTTGGCGCCGGCGCATCCGTTCCCGGCACAGGTCCTTGATTGTCAGGACGCCCTGCGGTGGATGCGCCGCGAAGCGCCGCGGCTGAAACTCGACCCCGAGCGAATCGGCGGGCTCGGTTACTCGGCGGGAGGGCATCTGGTGGCCCTGCTGGGGGCGCTCAACGGCCAGACTCTCCCCGCTCAGGTCGCCGCCGAGGAGGCGGACGACCAGGACGCCGCGGCCGGCGAATCGCAATCGGCCGGGAGTCCGGAGATCGACGAGTCGATCCGACTTCAGGCCGTCATTGCCGGCGGGGCGCCGTGCGACTTCCGGCCGATGCCGCTCGACTCGTTCCGGCTGGTCTACTGGCTGGGAGGAACGCGACGCGCCCGGCCGAACGCCTACCGCCTCGCCTCGCCCGCGGCGTTCGTGACGCCCGACGATCCCCCGATGTTTTTCTATCACGGCGAGGCCGACATGCTGGTCCCCGTGCTCAGTCCGCAGGAAATGTGCCGGGAACTTTCCGACGCGGGGGTGCCGAACGATCTCTTCATGGTGGCCGACCTGGGGCACACCCCCAGCGCCGGCAATCCCGAGGCTCTGGTCCGCGGGTTGGCGTTCTTCGAGAAGCACCTCAAAGGCGAGGCCGCCCCGGCCGAGGACCGGCAGAGCCCGGCCTCGATCTCGGCGTCCGAGGCCGGAGCGGCGCCATGAGCGATCCCGGCGCCGACCAGCCCGGGGCCGAGGACCAGCCGGCGCCGCTGTCGCCGCTGCCGCGGGAGGAGTATGTCGAACAACGGCACCTGTTCCGCACGATGGGCGAGCAGATCCGCGAGAACGTCCCCGCCCAGGACATGCTGGCTGGGATCCGCGAAGAGGTGCTGGCGACGACCAAGCTGCCGATGGCGATCGACTTCATGCTGGCCGAGCTGCGGCACTTGGGGACCTTCAGCACGGCGATGCAGCGGCTGGGGCACTACTTCACGCCGTTTCAGTGCTACGTGACGGCCGAGGCCGAGGACGATCGGCGCCGGTTCGACATGCGAATCGCCCTGGAAATCCTGGCCCGCGAGGCGGAGTATCGGGCCCAAGGGATCAGCCGGCAGGGGTTGTTTCTCTATCAGCTCGAAGCGCTCAGTCGCAACCGGCTGGGGTACGACCGGGGACTCGAGGCGATCGCGGGGGATCCTTCCTACGACCAAGCGTGGCGGGAGTGGATTCTTACGGTCCGTCGGCAGATCGGGTTGGTCGAGACGGCCGACCTGATCTACGTCCGCAGCGAGTACTACCGAGAGCGGGCCGCGGCGCTTTCCCTGGGGGAGGAGTCTCCAGCCGAGCCGGAGGTCGCGGTGCTGTTCGGCCGACGCGAGGGGCGAATCGCCTGGGCGAATCGCCGCAAGGACCCGCTGTACCTGTTCGCGGCGCTCCACCGGCAGTTGGGGTACCCGGAGGTCCCCCGGCCGCGAGCCGAAGACCCCGAGGAGCGGCTGTTGCCGGTGCTGGCGCGGCGGATCGAGCTGTTGGAGTCGCGGCTGAAGCTGGTCGAGGACGAGCAGCGCGGGGGCTTCGACCTGACGAAGTTCTATCAAAAGCCCCCCGAGCCGCCGGCGGAACGGGGGTAAGTGCGACGTCATCGCAATGGGACGGCTGCCGCGCGTCCGTCGCGAGGTCGTGCGTAAGCTGGGGCGCAAAAAGCAAAAAAGCGAGGAAAATCCCGGGGGTTTTGCGGTTCAACCAAAATCTGCGGCGTGGTAAAGTTTTGAGAGTGAGGACGGTTGAGTCCGCAAGGTCGGCAGAGTTGCCGGCAGAAAGTCGCCCGTCGACGGCCGCCCAGGCCCGCCAATTCGGCTCGACGGGCGGCGTTTCCCCCCCGACGAGCTTCGACGCGACAGCGCCCTACGCCCCCATGGCTCAACCGCTTCGGTTCTCTGCGTCGCCGCTGTCCCCTTTGCAGAAGCTCGGCCCCGCGCCTGTGCGCGGGCGCTCGACGAAGGCTTCGGTTCGGCCGTGAGTTTTCTAAGTCTGACCACCGACCGTGTGACGACGGCCTATCCCGAGCAAGCGCTCCCCGTGGCCCCGTCGTGCACGCTGGGGGCGACGCTGCAGTTGATGAAGCAGCATCGTACGGGCGCCGTGCTGGTGTGCGAGGACGTGCCCGCGGCCGACGGCGTCGGGACGGTCAGTCGCATCGTCGGGATCTTCACGGAGCGCGACGCGCTGCGGTGCATGGCCGACGGCGCGTCGCTCGAGGCGCCGATCACCGACTCGATGACCCCGGGCCCCGCGACGATCAGCCCGGCCGCCACCGTCGGGCAAGCCATCGCCAAGATGGCGCAGCACGGCTTTCGCCATTTGCCGATCGTCGACGAACAGGGGCAACCGACCGGCGTGACTGCGGTCCGCGGGTTGGTGCATTACTTGGTCGATCACTTTCCCAACACGATTTACACGCTTCCTCCCGACCCGGGCAAATCGCCCGACGAGCGCGAGGGCGCCTAGAACAATCCTGAGGTGAGCGGCGCACGCGAACGACGCGAGCGCTTCGACTGCCCGAGCATTACGAAGCGCCGCGCCCGCGTCGCTGCAGCGGGCCCCGCGACCCCGCGTTTTCCTCCCAACTCGCTCGCATCCCTCGCGATTCTCCGAGCATTCCCCCCGCGTTCGCCATGCCAAGCACAGTTAAGGACCCCTCGGCAACCATGAGCACCGTCGCTTCCAAGTCGGTTTCGCAACTCGAAGACGCCACCGTTCGCTTCTGCGGCGACTCGGGGGACGGCATGCAGTTGGCCGGGACGCAGCTCACCAACACGTCGGCGCTGGCGGGGAACGACATCGCCACGTTCCCCGACTTCCCCGCCGAGATCCGCGCTCCCCGCGGCACCAAGGCGGGGGTCTCGGGCTTTCAGATCCACTTCTCCAGCAGCGAGATCTTCACCCCCGGCGACACGGTCGACGCCCTGGTGGCGATGAACCCCGCCGCCCTGGCGACGAATCTGCAAGACCTGCGCGACGGCGGCGTGCTGATCGTCAACAAGGACGCCTTTGACAAGAAGGGGCTCGAGCAGGCCGGCTACACGAGCAATCCCGTCGACGACGGCAGTCTCAGCGGCAAGTACAAGTTTCACGCCGTCGAAATGACCAAGCTCACCCGACTGGCGGTCGAGCCGTTCGGCCTGGGGACGAAGGAGGCGGACCGTTGCCGCAACTTCTTCGCCATGGGACTCACGTTCTGGCTGTACGACCGGTCGATGGAGCCGACGCTGCGGTTCATCGAGGCGAAGTTCGGCAAGAAGGTCGAGATCGCCGGCGCCAACACGGCCGCCCTCAAAGCGGGGTACCACTACGGCGAAACCGTCGAGGCGATGAACACTCAGTACCAGGTCGCTCCGGCGAAACTGGTCCCCGGCAAGTACCGCAACATCATGGGGAACGAGGCGACCGCCATGGGGCTGATCGCCGCCGCCCACCTGTCGGGGAAGCGGTTGTTCCTGGGCGCCTACCCGATCACCCCGGCCAGCGACATCCTCCATGAACTTGCCAAGCACAAAAACTTCGACGTCCTCACCTTCCAGGCCGAGGACGAGATCGCGGCGATGACCGCGACGATCGGCGCCGCGTTCGCCGGCGAGATGGCGGTCACCGCCTCCAGCGGCCCGGGCATCGCGCTCAAGGGCGAGGGAATGGGCTTGGCCGTCATGACCGAGCTGCCGATGGTCGTCATCAACGTCCAGCGCGGCGGACCCTCGACCGGGCTCCCCACGAAGACCGAGCAGGCCGACCTGTTCCAGGCCGTGTACGGCCGCAACGGCGAGTGCCCGATGCCCGTGATCGCGGCCCGCAGCCCCGCCGATTGCTTCGACGCGGTTCAAGAAGCGTGGCGCCTTGCCGTGCGGTTCATGACCCCGGTGATGCTGCTGACCGACGGCTACATCGCCAACGGGTCGGAGCCGTGGAAGCTGCCGGAGTTGGATGAACTGCCCAAGGTGGCCGTCACGCATCCGGAGGGGACCGACAACGGCGACGAATTCCTCCCGTACAAACGCGACGAGCGGCTCGCTCGGCCGTGGGCGATCCCCGGCACCGCCGGACTGATGCACCGCATCGGCGGCCTCGAGAAGCAGGACGGCACGGGCAACGTCAGCTACGACCCGATGAATCATCAGCACATGGTCAACACCCGGGCGAAGAAGGTGGCCCTGGTCGCCGACGACGTGCCGCCGCAGGAACTCGACGGGCCCGAACAGGGCGACCTGCTTGTGCTCAGTTGGGGCGGCACCTACGGCGCCTGCGCCACGGCGGTCCACCGCGTGCAGCGCACCGGCAAGTCGGTCAGCCACTGCCATCTGCGGTACATCAACCCGCTCCCCCGCAACCTGGGCGAAATCTTCGATAACTTCAAAACCGTGCTGATTCCCGAATTGAACCTCGGCCAGCTCCGCACGGTGATTCGCAGCAACTACCTCGTCGACGCGATCGGCCTGAACAAGGTGCAAGGAAAGCCCTTCAGCGTGGCCGAGATCGTCGAGAAGATCGAAAACCTGCTGGCTTAATCATTCCCTTCCATCCAAGTCGTTCCTTTTTTCGCCACGGAGTGCGCAGAGCTCGCCGAGCAGGCTGCCTGAATCCCAAGACCGATTCTTCGTCGAACCGGGTCCTGGGAACTTGGGCATGGGTCATTCCCTGCTTGGCGGCCTCCGCGCTCTCTGCGGCGAACACTCAAGGTCATCCTCACTGCCATGGCTATTGACGCTCCGTTGCCGGTCCTCAAACCCGCCGATTTTGCCAGCAATCAGGACGTGCGCTGGTGCCCCGGGTGCGGCGATTACTCGATTCTCGCCCAGATGAAGAAGGTCCTCCCCTCGTTGGGAGTCCCCCGCGAAAACATCGTGTTCATCAGCGGCATCGGCTGCAGCAGCCGGTTCCCGTACTACATGAACACCTACGGCATGCACAGCATCCACGGCCGGGCGCCGGCGGTGGCCTCGGGGCTGAAGACCTGCCGTCCCGACCTGCAGGTGTGGGTCATCACCGGCGACGGCGACGGGTTGTCGATCGGCGGCAACCACCTGATGCACTGCATCCGCCGGAACATGGACCTGAACATCGTCCTGTTCAACAACCGAATTTACGGGCTCACCAAGGGTCAGTACTCCCCCACGTCCCCCCTGGGGAAGAAGACCAAGAGCACCCCGATGGGGGCGGTCGACAACCCGCTCCACCCGCTGTCGATCGCCATCGGGTGCGAGGCGACGTTCGTGGCCCGCTCCATCGATACCAACATCCAGCACCTGGCCGACACCCTGGCCCGCGCCGCCGCCCACAAGGGGACCTCGTTCATCGAGGTCTACCAGAACTGCAACGTGTTCAACGACGGCGCCTGGGACTATGCCAAGGACAAGGAGAGCAAGGCCGACACGACGCTCGAACTCGAGCACGGCAAGCCGCTCATCTTCGGCAAGGATCGCACCAAGGGGATCCGCCTCAACGGCATGAACCCCGAAGTCGTCGAGTTGGGCAAGGGGATCAACGAGGACGATCTGCTGTTCCACGACGAGAAGGCCGTCGAGCCGACCCTCGCGTATCTGCTGTCCCGCATGCGGTACGAGGACGGCTTCCCCGAGCCGATCGGCGTGTTCCGCGCGGTCGACGCCCCGCTGTACGACGTCGAAGTCAACAAGCAGATCGAGGAAGCGATCCAAACCCGCGGCCCCGGCGACCTGGAAAAGCTGCTCCACAGCGGCGAGACTTGGACCGTAGCCTAAACGCACGGCAAAACGGAGCAAAGAAACAGAGAAGTCGCCTTTCGTTCTTGCGTCCTTGACCCGTTCCGCCTGGACCGCTTCCTTCGCCCTCAGCGACCCCCGGACCCGCCCGTATGAACATGCTCTGCCCCTACTGCGGCGCCGAGGTGCTCGAGGGCGCCGACGTCTGCGACGAGTGCCAGCACTCGCTCACCGACATGAGCTTCCCCGAGCCGGTCTCGGAGGTCGAGCGGGGGC encodes:
- a CDS encoding 2-oxoacid:ferredoxin oxidoreductase subunit beta; its protein translation is MAIDAPLPVLKPADFASNQDVRWCPGCGDYSILAQMKKVLPSLGVPRENIVFISGIGCSSRFPYYMNTYGMHSIHGRAPAVASGLKTCRPDLQVWVITGDGDGLSIGGNHLMHCIRRNMDLNIVLFNNRIYGLTKGQYSPTSPLGKKTKSTPMGAVDNPLHPLSIAIGCEATFVARSIDTNIQHLADTLARAAAHKGTSFIEVYQNCNVFNDGAWDYAKDKESKADTTLELEHGKPLIFGKDRTKGIRLNGMNPEVVELGKGINEDDLLFHDEKAVEPTLAYLLSRMRYEDGFPEPIGVFRAVDAPLYDVEVNKQIEEAIQTRGPGDLEKLLHSGETWTVA
- a CDS encoding 2-oxoacid:acceptor oxidoreductase subunit alpha, which produces MSTVASKSVSQLEDATVRFCGDSGDGMQLAGTQLTNTSALAGNDIATFPDFPAEIRAPRGTKAGVSGFQIHFSSSEIFTPGDTVDALVAMNPAALATNLQDLRDGGVLIVNKDAFDKKGLEQAGYTSNPVDDGSLSGKYKFHAVEMTKLTRLAVEPFGLGTKEADRCRNFFAMGLTFWLYDRSMEPTLRFIEAKFGKKVEIAGANTAALKAGYHYGETVEAMNTQYQVAPAKLVPGKYRNIMGNEATAMGLIAAAHLSGKRLFLGAYPITPASDILHELAKHKNFDVLTFQAEDEIAAMTATIGAAFAGEMAVTASSGPGIALKGEGMGLAVMTELPMVVINVQRGGPSTGLPTKTEQADLFQAVYGRNGECPMPVIAARSPADCFDAVQEAWRLAVRFMTPVMLLTDGYIANGSEPWKLPELDELPKVAVTHPEGTDNGDEFLPYKRDERLARPWAIPGTAGLMHRIGGLEKQDGTGNVSYDPMNHQHMVNTRAKKVALVADDVPPQELDGPEQGDLLVLSWGGTYGACATAVHRVQRTGKSVSHCHLRYINPLPRNLGEIFDNFKTVLIPELNLGQLRTVIRSNYLVDAIGLNKVQGKPFSVAEIVEKIENLLA